In Spirochaetota bacterium, the sequence ATGGATAATCATTTCCATTTTTACATAAAAACGCTTAAGGGCGGGGAAACCATCTCCCGTATCATGCAATTCATCAAATCACAATTCGCCCGGCGCTACAACAAGATGATGGATAGAATAGGGCCCTTCTGGAATGAACGGTTTGTCAATATGATCATCGAGCGCACCGCCAATCCTGTCCACTATTTCTGGAATGTATTTCTTTACACGG encodes:
- a CDS encoding transposase; this translates as MARKTRECLPDTHNHAISRCIERKPLMRRSSMKDLMHDVLNEALEKYHFELVSYSIMDNHFHFYIKTLKGGETISRIMQFIKSQFARRYNKMMDRIGPFWNERFVNMIIERTANPVHYFWNVFLYT